A single genomic interval of Bacteroidales bacterium harbors:
- a CDS encoding GatB/YqeY domain-containing protein has protein sequence MGKYSEIINEDIKKAMLAKERDKLEALRALKSAFLLAKTENSEHELTDEKEIQIIQKQYKQRIDSAEMYKANNRMELAEKELNEAKYIALYMPQALSNVELENEIKTIMAEVGAQNLADLGKVMSIASKKLAGKANNKDIADKAKQLLGNQSLG, from the coding sequence ATGGGAAAATATTCTGAAATTATCAATGAAGACATAAAAAAAGCCATGTTGGCTAAAGAACGTGATAAACTAGAAGCACTTCGTGCTTTAAAATCGGCTTTTCTTTTAGCAAAAACTGAAAATAGCGAACATGAACTTACAGATGAAAAAGAAATTCAAATTATTCAAAAACAATACAAACAACGCATTGATTCTGCCGAAATGTATAAAGCTAATAATCGGATGGAATTAGCCGAAAAAGAGCTCAACGAAGCTAAATACATTGCATTGTATATGCCTCAAGCTCTAAGCAATGTAGAATTAGAAAATGAAATTAAAACAATAATGGCTGAAGTTGGCGCTCAAAACCTTGCAGATTTAGGTAAGGTAATGAGCATTGCTTCTAAAAAACTTGCTGGAAAAGCCAACAATAAAGATATTGCCGATAAAGCGAAACAATTATTAGGTAATCAATCATTAGGTTAA
- a CDS encoding 4Fe-4S binding protein: MKSFLNHKTFVVSFFILAFLIPIYKYVTIKGQSLLLIERFFPMSGWIEIFILAIYGGFLFNQMIKQQTKFRTLAWSVFSIVFFAQLFLGILIDQRFLMTGKLHLPVPAIIIGGPVLRGEIGFMPILFLSTVLISGPAWCSQLCYFGAIDNFMAHGKRKNNIQLIWNLKFSFFVLFILAVIILRLLKVSNLMATILGIAFGLIGLIISFYFSSKKKTMMHCSYWCPINYLVNTFSFIYPIKIRINNSCDKCMVCTNHCKYLALTQKSIFKHKTTISCTLCGECLTSCHKSALEYRFFKYKGEKVRIFWIGLTVVIHVIFLTLARI, encoded by the coding sequence ATGAAATCTTTTTTAAACCATAAAACCTTTGTAGTATCTTTTTTTATTTTAGCTTTTCTAATACCTATTTATAAATACGTAACTATAAAAGGTCAATCGCTTTTATTGATAGAACGTTTTTTTCCTATGAGTGGGTGGATTGAAATTTTTATTTTAGCTATTTATGGAGGATTTCTATTCAATCAGATGATAAAGCAACAAACTAAATTCAGAACTTTAGCATGGTCTGTTTTTTCTATCGTCTTTTTTGCACAATTGTTTTTGGGCATATTAATTGACCAGCGTTTTTTAATGACAGGAAAACTTCATCTTCCAGTACCGGCCATTATTATTGGTGGACCTGTTCTAAGGGGTGAAATAGGTTTTATGCCTATTTTATTTTTATCAACTGTTTTAATAAGTGGTCCAGCTTGGTGTTCACAATTGTGCTATTTTGGAGCTATCGATAATTTTATGGCGCACGGAAAAAGAAAAAATAATATTCAACTTATTTGGAATCTTAAATTTTCATTTTTTGTTCTTTTTATTTTAGCTGTAATCATATTACGTCTATTAAAAGTCTCTAATTTAATGGCTACCATATTGGGCATTGCTTTTGGCTTAATAGGACTTATTATTTCTTTTTACTTCTCTTCAAAAAAGAAAACTATGATGCACTGTAGCTATTGGTGCCCTATTAATTATTTAGTAAATACTTTTTCGTTCATTTATCCTATTAAAATTAGAATCAATAATAGCTGCGATAAATGCATGGTTTGTACTAATCATTGTAAATATTTAGCTTTAACACAAAAGTCTATCTTTAAACACAAGACTACTATAAGTTGTACCTTATGTGGAGAGTGTTTAACCAGTTGTCATAAATCTGCACTAGAATATAGATTTTTTAAATACAAGGGCGAAAAAGTTAGAATATTTTGGATTGGGTTAACAGTTGTTATACATGTTATTTTTTTAACCTTGGCAAGAATATAA
- a CDS encoding gliding motility-associated C-terminal domain-containing protein: protein MKILSAILVGLMFISIHLTAATVTSNAVTGNWNSASTWVGGVVPSSSDSVVIVNGATITLNVNATVYKLKINTGGTLSLSSFTLTLNGNGGLGGNLEIYGTLNGNSGIIQLTGDFTLSGTFNYATSTVVFNGNDAQRMLGNAPTFYHLRSTNTNNTVGKGVSLHQTNTTIKGNFIADGVFNRNSQSFPSATVTFDGIDSLKGSYSFYLNHVVINAGATVYGGYKTVYLYGNWTSNGNFVCNNSSIIIKYDTYSSCQPNNQTIFVANPSTNPFWNLTCDKTSGKVLQLDGTNNPNGNIYVLNNFSVNNGTYDVNGAHRLYVAKDFTCSGTGIFIASTGRVLMNGSNVTTPQLLSPGNNSLYKLTIDNSGAGVKLGSNVTLTYELNLSNGILYTRNGSNSYELYLSNNDIATSLTAYSATSYIAGTLKRAVSNANYVFPVGVSNSILKKYRPLTLNLTNATGTTWILVNEDSIANSGTYYASYWTKIQPDAGNPTGSVQFNYNLSQDFQSGMQECMISVIRGTIPPNPSWNYVLTTTTPASSGTITATLPATYAPYAYILGEPVPMATNPTICDGNAATINITSPTGYGNFYWYNTSSGGTSFNTGTSYTTPTLYDTTTYYVAFFNPQCTGHRYEATVNVNDIPSSNFLVSNPVCNGNSGTVSYNATPISGSNYTWNFGGATAIPGTGEGPHTITGTAGQTYTISLQVSANGCTSSTTTQTITFPTAITASITKTDAACGNNNGSATVNISGGITPYQVQWNNGQTTTTINNLSAGSYTVTITDNFGCTQVLSTTISNIGAPSVTANVINNVSCNGLHNGKAAFTATGTGNLNYSWSNGVSGSGTNNVVSIIDTLSAGTYFITVTDQNNCQTVSSVTVTEPAVLNPLYNAVNVTCYGLTNGSITMQVTGGTPNYSYSWAHGSTQAIQTMLAAGTYTVTVTDSHQCTAIQNITITQPDSLVINATTVEISCFGTNDGVIQTQVTGGTAPYNYQWSNGSNAATLTNLAAGTYVLNLTDANGCNAGASVTLTQPQPLDVQIQSFPVSCAGYNDGSILTSVSGGTSPYTYLWSNGNTNANLMASSAGNYEVTITDDHGCTAVASEAISEPLPLIVTLSSNSISCNGANNGSVIANIQGGVSPYSIIWNNGSSSNPLENLPGGVYEVTVTDANSCSNVQSATVSEPQALMANYQITHISCYGQQNGSIEINITGGTQPYHYEWSNQSQSQNIYNLSQGMYAVTITDDNSCSIVQSYTIIEPAALSVSADYTHYLCNYNHDGYINLTVTGGTPAYSYFWSNGAANAPTQGHLSGGNYVVTITDANLCSVIDTFAIVSSAFAAVNILYNPTTHMANVQIDGGVAPYSYVWSNNSTDSLLHITQSGHYSVTVTDLAGCTAIAESDINADFIIPSLFTPNNDNKNDRFEIKGIEAFSQVKIEIYNRWSDKLFEFEGNGIDYLDASKQWDGTYKGKDLPMGTYLYIINVFNGEEPYTGTVSIVR, encoded by the coding sequence ATGAAAATTTTGTCCGCCATTTTAGTGGGGTTGATGTTTATTTCAATCCATTTAACTGCTGCTACCGTAACAAGTAATGCCGTAACAGGGAATTGGAATTCTGCATCTACATGGGTAGGGGGAGTTGTCCCTTCATCGAGCGACTCGGTTGTTATTGTAAACGGTGCTACTATTACACTAAATGTCAATGCAACCGTTTACAAACTGAAAATAAACACCGGAGGGACGTTAAGTCTTTCTTCCTTTACATTAACGTTAAATGGTAATGGTGGGTTAGGTGGAAATTTAGAAATATATGGAACGCTAAACGGAAATTCCGGCATCATTCAATTGACAGGTGACTTTACTCTTTCCGGCACATTTAACTATGCTACCAGTACAGTTGTTTTTAATGGAAACGATGCTCAGCGAATGCTGGGAAACGCACCCACTTTTTATCATTTACGTTCAACCAATACAAATAATACAGTCGGAAAAGGTGTTAGCCTGCATCAGACGAATACTACCATAAAAGGAAATTTTATTGCCGATGGTGTTTTTAACCGTAATTCGCAGAGCTTCCCAAGTGCTACTGTTACGTTTGATGGAATTGATAGTTTAAAAGGATCTTATAGTTTTTATCTTAACCATGTAGTAATTAATGCGGGTGCTACTGTTTACGGTGGATATAAGACTGTTTATTTATATGGTAATTGGACATCAAATGGAAATTTTGTTTGTAATAATAGTTCTATTATTATTAAATATGATACCTATAGCTCATGCCAGCCTAACAATCAAACCATATTTGTCGCTAATCCATCTACCAATCCATTTTGGAACTTAACCTGCGATAAAACTTCGGGTAAAGTGTTGCAATTAGACGGAACTAATAACCCCAATGGGAATATTTATGTATTGAATAATTTTTCTGTTAATAATGGAACTTACGATGTAAATGGAGCTCATCGTTTATATGTAGCCAAAGATTTTACGTGTAGCGGTACAGGAATTTTTATAGCAAGCACCGGTAGGGTTCTTATGAATGGTAGCAATGTTACTACACCTCAATTATTAAGCCCCGGTAATAATTCGCTTTATAAGCTTACTATCGACAATTCGGGAGCAGGAGTGAAATTGGGTTCAAATGTAACATTAACATATGAACTGAATCTATCTAATGGAATTTTATATACACGAAATGGTAGTAATAGTTATGAATTATATTTGTCGAATAACGATATTGCTACGTCGCTTACGGCATATTCGGCAACTAGTTACATAGCAGGAACTTTAAAGAGAGCTGTTTCAAATGCTAATTATGTTTTCCCGGTAGGTGTTTCAAATAGTATTCTCAAAAAATATCGCCCTTTGACGCTGAATTTAACCAATGCTACAGGAACCACTTGGATATTAGTAAATGAAGATAGTATTGCCAATAGCGGTACTTATTATGCTTCGTATTGGACAAAAATTCAGCCCGATGCAGGTAATCCAACAGGTTCAGTTCAGTTTAATTATAATTTGAGTCAGGATTTTCAAAGTGGAATGCAAGAATGTATGATTTCGGTTATAAGAGGAACTATTCCGCCTAACCCTTCGTGGAATTATGTGCTTACTACAACTACACCAGCAAGTAGTGGAACTATAACTGCTACCTTACCCGCTACTTATGCTCCATATGCATATATACTTGGTGAACCTGTTCCTATGGCTACTAATCCAACTATTTGCGATGGCAATGCGGCTACCATAAACATTACTTCTCCAACAGGATATGGTAATTTTTATTGGTACAACACCTCATCGGGAGGAACTTCGTTCAATACCGGAACTTCATATACAACACCTACCTTATATGATACCACGACCTATTATGTGGCTTTTTTCAATCCCCAGTGTACAGGGCATCGTTACGAAGCTACTGTAAATGTAAATGATATTCCATCATCGAATTTCTTAGTATCTAATCCTGTATGTAATGGCAATAGCGGAACCGTTTCATACAACGCAACACCTATTAGCGGGTCAAATTATACATGGAATTTTGGAGGAGCTACTGCAATTCCCGGCACGGGCGAAGGTCCTCACACCATAACCGGAACAGCAGGTCAAACCTATACTATAAGTTTGCAGGTTTCGGCAAATGGTTGCACCTCTTCAACTACCACTCAAACCATTACTTTCCCAACTGCCATAACTGCAAGTATAACTAAAACCGATGCTGCTTGTGGTAATAATAATGGTAGTGCAACCGTAAATATTTCCGGAGGTATAACACCTTATCAGGTTCAATGGAACAATGGACAAACCACTACTACTATAAATAATTTATCCGCAGGAAGCTATACGGTTACTATTACCGATAATTTTGGATGCACGCAAGTTTTATCTACTACCATAAGTAATATTGGAGCTCCTTCGGTAACTGCTAATGTTATAAATAACGTTTCTTGCAATGGTTTACATAATGGTAAAGCTGCATTTACTGCTACTGGAACAGGAAACTTAAATTATAGCTGGTCGAATGGTGTAAGTGGCAGTGGAACCAATAATGTAGTATCTATTATTGATACGCTTAGTGCAGGCACTTATTTTATTACGGTTACCGACCAAAATAATTGCCAAACTGTTAGCTCAGTTACAGTAACCGAACCTGCTGTGCTCAATCCTCTTTACAATGCTGTAAATGTTACGTGCTATGGATTAACTAACGGTTCTATTACGATGCAAGTTACAGGAGGTACGCCTAACTATAGCTATTCGTGGGCTCATGGCTCTACACAAGCTATACAAACAATGTTAGCAGCTGGAACTTATACCGTAACTGTTACTGATTCGCATCAATGTACAGCTATTCAAAATATTACCATAACGCAGCCCGATAGTTTGGTTATTAATGCTACAACGGTTGAAATATCTTGCTTTGGAACAAATGATGGCGTTATACAAACTCAAGTTACAGGAGGTACTGCTCCATATAATTATCAATGGAGTAACGGAAGCAATGCCGCCACTTTAACCAACCTTGCAGCAGGAACTTATGTGTTGAACTTAACAGATGCTAATGGTTGCAATGCAGGTGCTTCAGTTACACTCACTCAGCCTCAGCCATTGGACGTACAAATTCAATCGTTTCCTGTTTCTTGTGCTGGATATAACGATGGCAGTATTTTAACTTCTGTTTCTGGTGGTACATCGCCATATACGTATTTGTGGAGTAATGGTAATACTAATGCAAATTTAATGGCATCATCAGCAGGTAATTACGAAGTTACAATTACCGACGATCATGGTTGTACGGCTGTCGCAAGCGAAGCAATTTCAGAACCTTTGCCGCTCATTGTAACCCTAAGTTCTAATTCCATTTCGTGCAATGGTGCTAATAATGGTTCTGTTATTGCCAATATTCAAGGAGGTGTGAGTCCTTATTCTATTATATGGAACAATGGCTCTTCTAGCAATCCTTTGGAAAATTTACCTGGTGGAGTTTATGAAGTAACAGTAACAGATGCAAATTCGTGTAGCAATGTTCAAAGTGCTACGGTGAGTGAACCCCAGGCCTTAATGGCAAACTATCAAATTACGCATATTAGCTGTTATGGTCAGCAAAATGGTAGCATCGAAATAAATATTACTGGAGGCACACAGCCTTATCATTACGAATGGAGCAATCAAAGCCAATCGCAAAATATTTACAATTTGTCGCAAGGCATGTATGCTGTTACCATTACCGACGATAATAGTTGTTCCATTGTGCAATCATATACCATTATAGAACCTGCAGCATTATCTGTATCGGCTGATTATACTCACTATTTATGTAATTATAATCATGACGGATATATCAATTTAACAGTTACAGGTGGAACACCCGCTTATTCTTATTTTTGGAGCAATGGAGCTGCCAATGCACCGACACAAGGTCATTTATCGGGTGGAAACTATGTAGTAACCATTACAGATGCTAATTTGTGTAGCGTTATTGATACATTTGCTATTGTTTCAAGTGCTTTTGCTGCAGTTAATATTTTATATAATCCAACAACCCACATGGCTAATGTTCAGATAGATGGAGGAGTTGCACCATATAGTTATGTGTGGTCAAATAATAGCACAGATAGTTTATTGCACATAACGCAGTCGGGGCATTACAGTGTAACTGTTACTGATTTAGCGGGATGTACAGCTATTGCCGAAAGTGATATCAATGCTGATTTTATCATACCTTCATTGTTTACACCTAATAACGACAATAAAAACGACCGTTTCGAGATAAAGGGCATAGAGGCTTTTTCGCAAGTTAAAATTGAAATATATAATCGTTGGAGCGATAAGTTATTTGAATTTGAAGGTAATGGTATCGATTATTTAGATGCAAGTAAACAATGGGACGGTACATATAAAGGTAAAGATTTACCAATGGGTACTTATTTATACATTATTAATGTTTTTAATGGCGAAGAGCCTTATACTGGAACTGTTTCAATAGTACGTTAA
- the nuoE gene encoding NADH-quinone oxidoreductase subunit NuoE, producing MTEVQGILEKVTAKYGKERTALMPALQAIVSEKRYLSDEDIVEVAKTFDLSAAEVYGTATFYTFLDTVPRGKYVIRVCKTIACHMSGKDEIIEALQNMLKIKVGETTVDKKFSLLTANCLGWCHKGPVMLVNDEVYPELTVQKAIEIIQSYQQK from the coding sequence ATGACAGAAGTTCAAGGAATTCTTGAAAAAGTAACAGCCAAGTACGGAAAAGAGCGTACAGCTTTAATGCCGGCTTTACAGGCGATTGTAAGCGAAAAACGTTATCTTTCTGACGAAGACATCGTTGAAGTAGCTAAAACATTCGATTTATCAGCTGCTGAAGTTTATGGTACAGCAACATTTTACACCTTTTTAGATACGGTACCTCGTGGTAAGTACGTTATTCGCGTGTGTAAAACTATTGCTTGTCATATGTCAGGTAAAGACGAAATTATTGAGGCTTTACAAAATATGTTGAAAATTAAAGTTGGCGAAACAACTGTTGATAAGAAGTTTAGTCTTTTAACAGCTAATTGCTTAGGATGGTGCCATAAAGGACCTGTTATGCTCGTCAATGACGAAGTATATCCTGAGTTAACCGTTCAAAAGGCTATTGAAATTATTCAGTCTTATCAGCAAAAATAA
- a CDS encoding site-specific DNA-methyltransferase, with protein MTKLGTLDINKIHQGDCIELLKKIPDNSIDLIFADPPYNLQLNGELFRPNQTKVDAVNDAWDKFESKEEYDKFTNLWLKECHRVLKKSGSIWVIGTYHNIFRVGTILQNIGFWILNDIIWIKTNPMPNFKGTRFNNAHETLIWATKSKESNYTFHYHSMKVINDDLQMRSDWLIPICQGDERIKVNGQKAHSTQKPAELLFRIILSTSNPGDIVLDPFSGSGTTAAVAKRLGRNFIAFDREEFYVKIGTERVEKIIPLSIPLLEYRIEKRKPKVPFGNLIEKGYIKIGEYLYSKDEKYRAQVQADASILLDGEIVGSIHKISAKILKKENHNGWTFWYIKRGNQFISIDQLRHDYENKFLKSSSSGYNEIPFENNIVHKTEENFLIYGNNEIQSV; from the coding sequence ATGACAAAACTTGGCACATTAGACATCAATAAAATCCATCAGGGGGACTGCATTGAGTTGCTAAAAAAAATACCTGACAATTCAATAGATTTGATTTTTGCTGATCCCCCATATAATTTACAGTTGAATGGTGAACTTTTTCGTCCCAATCAAACAAAAGTTGATGCTGTAAATGATGCATGGGATAAATTTGAATCAAAAGAAGAGTATGACAAATTTACTAACCTATGGCTAAAAGAATGCCACCGTGTTTTAAAAAAATCAGGTAGCATTTGGGTTATCGGAACTTATCATAATATTTTTAGAGTAGGTACAATTCTTCAAAATATTGGTTTTTGGATACTCAATGATATTATCTGGATTAAGACTAATCCAATGCCTAACTTTAAAGGTACAAGATTTAATAATGCACACGAAACGTTAATTTGGGCAACAAAATCAAAGGAATCTAATTACACTTTTCATTATCATTCTATGAAAGTAATCAATGATGATTTGCAAATGCGTAGCGACTGGTTGATTCCGATTTGTCAAGGAGATGAGAGAATCAAAGTAAATGGGCAAAAAGCCCATTCTACTCAAAAACCTGCTGAGCTACTTTTCCGAATAATACTTTCTACTTCTAACCCAGGTGATATTGTATTAGACCCTTTTTCAGGTAGTGGAACTACTGCTGCCGTGGCTAAACGATTAGGTAGGAATTTTATAGCTTTTGACCGTGAAGAATTTTATGTCAAAATTGGAACAGAAAGAGTTGAAAAAATTATACCACTAAGCATACCTTTGCTTGAGTACAGAATCGAAAAAAGAAAGCCTAAGGTCCCTTTTGGAAATCTAATTGAAAAAGGATACATAAAAATTGGAGAGTATTTATATTCGAAAGATGAGAAATATAGAGCACAAGTCCAAGCAGACGCGTCCATTCTATTAGATGGAGAAATCGTTGGTTCTATTCATAAAATCAGCGCAAAAATTTTAAAGAAAGAAAATCATAATGGTTGGACATTTTGGTATATAAAAAGAGGGAACCAATTTATAAGCATTGACCAACTTCGTCACGATTATGAAAATAAATTTCTAAAATCAAGTTCGTCCGGTTATAATGAAATCCCATTTGAAAATAATATAGTTCACAAGACTGAAGAAAATTTTTTAATTTATGGCAATAATGAGATACAATCAGTTTAA
- a CDS encoding restriction endonuclease — protein sequence MRYNQFKQIFNETIFEKSKADLLEKIASSPSRYIGLFRPTKPKAKILQNLLQSHEIRFGDAFERVIEEYLRLKGCEILPKRFTNSEGDVLNIDQCFCKDRKIYFIEQKVRDDHDSTKKRGQILNFEKKLDIMLLNYSEEELIGIFYFIDPNLVKNKNFYETELEKMTKDYNVETQIFYGKTLFEYLGYADVWEEILEYLVKWKKEIPELPEINFDLDAQKTFEEIKDLKPLVFRKLLNNDKIFNEIILTLFPEKKTLKLLYEYYSSFSDPISIYKILAEKLSQRISS from the coding sequence ATGAGATACAATCAGTTTAAACAAATTTTTAATGAAACAATTTTTGAGAAATCAAAAGCGGATTTGCTAGAAAAAATTGCAAGTTCACCTTCACGATATATTGGTTTATTTAGACCTACTAAACCTAAAGCAAAAATTTTACAAAACCTTTTACAATCTCACGAGATCCGTTTTGGTGATGCGTTTGAACGCGTCATTGAAGAATATTTACGATTAAAAGGTTGCGAAATTTTACCAAAAAGATTTACTAATAGCGAAGGTGATGTTCTCAATATTGATCAATGTTTTTGCAAGGACAGAAAAATTTATTTCATTGAACAAAAAGTAAGAGACGACCACGACTCAACCAAAAAGCGTGGTCAAATTTTAAACTTTGAAAAGAAGCTAGATATAATGCTTTTAAATTATTCAGAAGAAGAATTAATCGGAATTTTTTATTTCATTGACCCCAATTTGGTGAAAAACAAAAATTTTTATGAAACTGAATTAGAAAAAATGACAAAGGACTACAATGTAGAAACTCAAATCTTTTATGGTAAAACTCTTTTTGAATATTTGGGTTATGCAGACGTTTGGGAAGAAATTTTAGAGTATCTTGTGAAGTGGAAAAAAGAAATTCCTGAGTTGCCAGAAATAAATTTTGATTTAGACGCTCAAAAAACCTTTGAAGAAATTAAAGATTTAAAACCACTTGTGTTTAGAAAACTTTTAAACAATGATAAAATTTTCAATGAAATAATCTTAACATTATTTCCAGAGAAGAAAACCTTAAAATTACTATATGAATATTATTCTTCCTTCTCTGACCCAATTTCAATATATAAAATACTTGCAGAAAAACTATCACAAAGAATTTCTAGTTAA
- a CDS encoding pyridoxal phosphate-dependent aminotransferase: MKYVLPEGSLISFFSNKVKQFGGINLAQGIPGFAPPQQLMESLSNVALNPKIHQYAPGVGNFQLLDKLCEHYQSYAVQREHLLIVQGATEAITLIYLYLKQKIGTLNVLGFDPVYESYNNLPRYFNDHFFPYNLHDNKIDFKQFEQDIVQHRIHLVFVNTPGNPYGKIFSKSDIETIIALSQKYQFYIIIDAVYRELYFNEPPYIPIDTNNPWIFYVNSFSKLFSITGWRVGYFICNAKHMKHIRSLHDYTGLCVANPMQTALIEYILKAGIVNNYVVELREKLKTSFDKLHQALKELGFEIPPIDGGYFIWAKLPSPYDDGFRFAIDLYEQQKVAIIPGIHFSPNGKNFVRFNAARELNEIEAGIDGLKKFIQN; this comes from the coding sequence ATGAAATACGTATTACCCGAAGGATCGCTTATTAGCTTTTTTAGTAATAAGGTTAAGCAATTTGGTGGTATCAATTTAGCTCAAGGAATTCCGGGTTTTGCTCCACCTCAGCAACTAATGGAAAGCCTTAGCAATGTAGCATTAAACCCTAAGATTCATCAATATGCCCCAGGAGTGGGTAATTTCCAACTACTCGATAAACTGTGCGAACATTATCAGTCGTATGCGGTTCAACGTGAACATTTATTAATTGTACAAGGGGCAACCGAAGCCATTACACTTATTTATTTATATTTGAAACAAAAAATCGGGACTCTAAATGTACTTGGGTTCGATCCTGTTTACGAATCGTACAATAATTTACCGCGATATTTTAACGACCACTTTTTCCCGTATAACCTTCATGATAATAAGATTGATTTTAAGCAATTTGAACAGGATATTGTTCAACATCGCATTCATTTAGTTTTTGTAAACACACCCGGCAACCCATACGGAAAGATATTCAGCAAAAGTGATATTGAAACGATTATTGCCTTGTCGCAAAAATATCAATTTTATATTATTATCGATGCTGTTTATCGCGAACTTTATTTCAACGAGCCACCTTATATCCCTATTGACACAAATAATCCATGGATATTTTATGTTAATAGCTTCTCAAAACTGTTTTCCATTACAGGATGGCGTGTAGGTTATTTTATTTGCAACGCCAAACACATGAAGCATATTCGTTCCTTGCATGATTATACAGGTCTTTGCGTTGCCAACCCAATGCAAACAGCTTTAATCGAATATATACTAAAAGCTGGCATTGTTAATAATTATGTAGTAGAATTAAGAGAAAAACTTAAAACTTCATTTGATAAACTTCATCAAGCCCTTAAAGAATTAGGATTTGAAATTCCGCCTATTGATGGAGGGTATTTTATTTGGGCAAAACTCCCCTCTCCGTATGATGATGGATTTAGATTTGCCATAGACCTCTACGAACAACAAAAAGTTGCTATTATTCCAGGAATCCATTTCTCACCCAATGGAAAAAATTTTGTCCGTTTTAATGCTGCAAGAGAATTAAATGAAATTGAAGCTGGTATTGATGGTTTGAAAAAGTTTATCCAAAATTAA